In Mytilus trossulus isolate FHL-02 chromosome 10, PNRI_Mtr1.1.1.hap1, whole genome shotgun sequence, the DNA window atcaaattcatatcaatgtaaagtttaaaactgtttctttgtaATGTCAATCATTGGAATGACCATCTGATTACCATAATTGCCTTTTGTGACTAAGTCTTAAGGGATTAAAATCGggatcagatataaaatgtaaggctggctcaaatattttttgaaagccCTGGTttgtatatctatttatatgCAGTTAACATTTTCATACAGTAGGTATACTAAAGACACTTATCTGGTCCATGTTGACCAGCCAGTAATTAATCTTATTCAGGTTTGACCTTTTTCGACAGATGTAAACTTACTTGACCTTGAGTGAGAAGAGTGTGGCAGCTATTTCAGTGGCACCAATCCACTTTGTAGAGTCTGCCACTCTACCACCAAGCTGTTCACAACCTTGTTTATCAAAGCCTTTCTCCCAGGCAGCCTCTATCAATCTCTGGATTTTTGGAATAGATGGAATCTGTGGCTTGCCTATAAtagtcaaaataaaatatagtatTATTGTATCAAGATATAGCCATTCTACAATGTTTTGTGTCCTTTCACAtttttgatatacattttttggtTCAGTAGCAGCATAAAAAATGCTTGCTGACATTGAAACTAGTTGGAAATTAGTTGGAAACATTTTTaattgcactatcattttttatattcagcGGATCTTTAAATTGGGATAAATTTGGcgtaaaaatttgaaaaatcataatATAGGAAACATGTGAagtaagtttcaagttgattgaacttcaacttcattaaaactactttgaccaaaaagtttaacctgaagtgggacagaagGACGAATGGAAGGACGAACAGAAGGTTGAACGGAAGGATGAATGaatggacacacagaccagaaaacataaatggggcataaaaaggtttaaaaaaaatatctcagtgaaattgtaattttcttttcaaataaaataaacagtacTTTACAGTAATTGTCTAACCATTAAACAGTACTTTACAATAAGTTGGATTGGTTGATAGTGATGACAACAACATCTGGAAGTTTCTGTAGCCACACCCCCATCCTTTATCTCCATATGAGGCAGCATAATGCATTATATCTGTACATAACCAAAAGTTTGTTATGTTACTCAGCTGAGCATCATATTTACTTATTCTTTCTATaacatctacaaaataaaaatactacaTAAAAGGCTGAATACACATGAAAATAACAACTCATCAAATTACAGAAATCTTTTGATTTGGTTGCTGTcttaatgaaataattattcatCAAATTCttgttattcatatatttatattggttgtatcaatatacatgtagtacttaAAAAAGAAAGTTTATGCTGAAAAGTGCAACTTAATTGTACTTGTTAACCTAGCatttttacacaaaattgatATGATGAACCAAGAATATTtgtgttaaaatgtttttaaatgtctTACCAATATGTTTTCTGAACCAAAATTCtgtcttttaaatatatttttcaagttACTGGTTATATAAAGCAAGGAGAACACAATGGGTAAATAATGCAATGTTAGGGAGACAACTGTCAagaatgcatatatttttttaatcaatcttCTAAAGTTACTGCCAAACCATCGTGTTCACATGATAATTAAAAGACATTGAATCCTTCGTGTGTCATCAGGTTGCAGTGTCATAGTCAAATATCCCATTTCTTTTCTTATATAGAAATACAATATTATCATACATTATATCATTTGAACATTgcattagaccgttggttttcccgtttgaatggttttaccctagaaattttggggccctttatacaGTACGCCCAAGGAGTTTGTAATCCCAAACTCCATACTCCGATATTTTTCCTGGTGTAACACCAGGAAACTCCGACATCCCTCCCAAAATTGTCGGAGAAATTTGGGAGTATTCCCTCCGACTTCCGCGTAAATCCGCTaccttttgtttattgtattagCGACATCTCTCCCAGTCTGGTGTGACGCGGTGTGACACCAGGTAATTAATTGCCCTAATCCGTCTGATCTATGCCGGCACGCGACAGTCAAGGTATGTGAGATTTCTAATGTAATTAAACAATTGTATTTCCTGTCTATTGATTATCAGGTTATATCTGATTGcttgaaacaaatgaaagattaaaataaaaagcaaaacgTTGTTGTTAATTCTTTCAATTACACTGTAcattttaatcaagtttttaaacaactatatttgattttgactttcgtttttttatcagtaaataaatatttaatttactaaAAGAGATATAATTGTGCAACAATAAACGGAGACTAACGCTGAATAAATGAGGGcagtttaaagaaaaatttgttttttatactacaagtaaaaaagaaaatattattcacTATATGTTATGCTAATAATTCTACGCCATTTCCATTTTACgattacaaaataaaagttttaaaatccaAAACGTTGTTGTTAATGGTTTCAATtgtatttaagttttataaaaaaaatctatacttGATTATGACCTCGTTTTTTATTTATCGGTAATTGATATAACTTACGAAAAGAGACATACTGGCGTGAAAATAAACGGAAACTAACGCTGAAGGTATAAAATGTGAACAGTGAGAAAATTATGTGTCTTAAAACTTGTaaatatgcaattaaaaaagaaaatactatTCACCATGCGTTATGCTTAATAAGTCTACGGCATTTTCTCTTCACGATTAGCATAGATATGTATAATACATTTCGGCTACAACAGGAATACTTTTATAGCTGCATCAACTCGTCGTTGCATAATATTCATTTACGCACAATGAATGTAAACTTTTGTGTTGTATTTAGAACAGtgatcttaaaatatttttaaaacaattaattgccGTGGGAAGACGACACGCGTCTCAGTGATCAACAGTGCGTGGTTGAACTTGAACTTGACTTCGCTCACAATATTGAATGCTAAAAATAGTGACATCAATTTTGTCCACGAGATTTTTATTTGGCGGGAAATAGTATCATGTAACAGTAAACTCAGGTGACCTTTCTGGATAACCGTGGGAAAATTCATTGAAGGTTTAAACTTGCTTTGTAATGATTGACATTTGTGTGCGTTAAGATTGAGGCTCTAGAAGGTCCTTTTACAATTGATTAACCGGattctaaattttattcctTTTCTGAATAAACGAACATCAGCCTTTTATTTATACGTTTCTCAGTCAACAGAGGACATAAACCTGGACATTATTTATACTTCCATAGTCAACACTATACATTAATGGTAGATGAAAACAGGATGCATGTCGTTCAGTTCCTGATGGGCGTTGGTAGAGATCCTCTGTGAAAATGTGTCGATCGTAAAAATCCgatccacattttttttacatagttCTTTCTTGTAcgatataatttcattttaatattctatagtataaattgttgaaatacttctttttatatttcgcCGAGGACTTTTAACGAGCAGTAAAATACGGATTGCGCCaatccaattttattttaaataataaaagatcaATAACAGATCATAACAGATAAAAAACAcatgattttatttcttcatataaTTAAATAAGGTTGTGATTATTGTGTTGTGTCTGGGCGGGAAATTATCTCAGTAtttatgaatatacatgtagggCTGCCACATTGCATACAAAACTATTTGTCACTTTacagtttcttttttaaattcaaatatttcaagtcGGTAATCTACCGAGGTAgtgaaacataatattttacatttcaaaataaattgaaagtaaCAGAGTTCACTTGTTGGTCCGATAAATTAACTCTAGGGTTTGATTTAGATTGGACAAATAACcgtaaaaacatcattttgttttaagccagttgatattaataatataatattgaacTATTAATGAACCGGATATTGCTCACTGAGTAGGTCATTAAAGGTTCTAATTGTGGTAAAATCATCTTTGTTGAAACtttgttgaaaaaacaaaaattatgaactGATCGGACTATAATgaaaatactaaatactaagTATTAAAGTGTTTTATTCGTATTTTTATACGTTACAAACTCTCTGGGCGTActgtagcttgttgttcggtgtgagccaaggctccgtgttgaaggatgtacattgacctataatggtttactttttttttaaattgttatttggatggagcgttgtctcattggcactcacaccacatctttctatatctaaataAGATACAATGTGTAACCAAAAACCAAATACTGTATAGGATATAACTATGAATGAAGAAACTAAGTGTATCTATCAACACTCAATTGTGTTTTGTagataattaaaataaacaggTCATATTTCACTTGAAAATGTTGTCTGCACAAAATCTACCCCTCAGCTAGCTATAATAGCTGAGGGGAGATCTCCATCTTTGAAGGTTTTAGAGGTTGGCAGGTATGCATTATACCTTTAGTACAGGAATGTCCATCATCAACACCATGTAAATCTCTGCCTTTCATATTGGCTACCTGTTGATGGTATTCTACAATAGTTATATCTCCTCTAAACACTGCCTTTCCTAAATTCTTCTCATACTGTTTCTTATAGTTTTTTCCTTCAGTCATACCATACATGTTCTAAATGAAACCATTCTTATGTTATtcttaaatatgtatatatatcatcatcattttaaaatatttcatgtgaAATCATATATGGAAGTGAAAATTGTTGAATATATTGTTGAAGGTGGTTCATATGGTGACTTGTGATTGTTTATATCCTTATAGTAGTTTTCTCatttactacatttgtataatatcttgtcttcttatttttatgtgGTAATACACTTGCATCATTTTGTTAAATGGGTATCGGAGtataaatcattaataaataactTGACATGAGCATTAATAGCATGTAACCAAATTTGCATCCCAATAAACTTTGCTGTGTGTACTCACAAATCACCgacaaataagaagatgtaaTGTAACTAAATTGTTTGAGGATTAAGATATTCAATGGTACTTTTAACCCTAAAAATCAAGAACCAAACGAAATAAATTATAGACACTCAAACAAGTTATCAGAAACTAATTGGCTAATacttaaatatacataaatatataatcatGAATCTAGatctatttgtatttttaccTGAAGAGCTTGGAAATCTTTTTCTTCTCGTTCTTTCTCGTctgtttcatttttcattaactCCTCAGCAACAGCCATGTCATTTATTTCTCTaattaaaactacaaaattatttcaaacatatgaacattgtcataatttattttatagtcAATGTGTTGTTCTAGGAATTAGGATGTATTCTCCTCTTTCAAAACCTGCATGAACATGTATTTAGTTCATTAAATTTCAGCCGGTTGTTGctataaaaatatctttgattttCTTTAGTAGTATTCAAATTAAgttaccatatacatgtatataataaatgctgaatacaaattattttcatttttttttttttcgtaaagTTTTATGCAGTTCAGTTGTATTGAACATGATACTTAAGACTCtattacatcatgtacatggaGTCGGACacgtttgtattttttgttttttcaacaacgataatactttttaaaactgagGCCTCAAGGAAGATTTGTTGTACTTTTAAACTAGCTGTGTTACCttgtttaataaaatacttgtttatcatgtttattattattgttttgttgaatattccaaaacaatttgtaaataaaaaaaaaaaactttttaaaataagtttcaagttcatCTTATTTAAAGACCTAGAGTAACTTGAAGTCAACACAGTTTTACCTGGAGTTTGTTCTGCTGAGAAATGTCCATTTACATGTATCTCTAACAAAGCCGTCTCATGAAATTCCTCATCACACATTGGACATATATGTATATCCTCAGCATCACCGTTAATCTTATCTGTCCCATCTGACCATCGATGAGATTTATCTGGGCTTAAAATGTCCATATGTTTAGCATTCACATGAACCTGAAGTTCTTGAGATGAAAAGAAAGACATTGTACAAATGGGACACATATACCTTGAATCATCATCACCTCCGTCTAGACCATTCTCTGGACTAAGAATATCAACATGTTCACTGTTTACATGGGACTGAATCTGACCTTCAGAATCTGTACAATATCTACAAAGTGGACATGTAAACTCTGAAGGAATGTTGGAATTGATATCTGGTTCAACATTGTCATTTATATCTGGAATGATTAATCCCTGGTCCCCTGAGCCTCCTGCTCTAGCCGGGGGAACATTCCGACTATTCTGAACAGCACCCCTATCACTCACAACACTAGCTAATACAGGATTTCTTTCATTGTTATTTGTGTGTACTATTCCTGACACAGAAGCAACATTTAAACACAGTCTACTCTTCTTTTTACCTAGACTTTCAGTATCAGAACTTAGCACTTTACTTGTTGAGCAATCCATTGAACCTAAAATGacatttgttggtttttttacgTCTTTTTCTATCGGACTACAACAACCACTACTACTAGTCCCCTCCTGAAATTCAAAATCTGTCCCCTGAGCACCATCAGGACTAAAACATTCGTCTAAGTGAGCTTTATTGATATGTAGATTCATTTCATTGGCTGTAATCCCTCCCAAATCACAAAATGGACAATAAACTTCTTGTTCAACATGCTCCATCATGACATGTTCTCTCATCTGAGGTTCTGTGAAACCATTCTGACCACAAATTAAACAGGTAAAGGTATCATAGTCATCATTGCTTTTCCCACCTTCAGCCATtatctgtaaaacaaaaatatccaaaattaacaaagttataaaatacttatcatgcttatgccTCACTAGTTATCTCATATCAAATGAATTGAACATACAAGTCTAAGACAATGGATACAATTCTCTAGTCATTTCATAATGTTTCAGCATTAAGCGTGTCATAATATCAAAAACATGGTCTAAAATTAATCACTTTTAATCTGTATTATAAACACTGCACACCATGTACAGTACTACTACATCATGTTCATCATAAACCTGAATTGTTTTTCGCCTAGATATAATGTAGCAATATGTATGGGTCAAATTGCATCCCATCTTTGTCGCCATTGAAAGATCCGAGGAAGGTTTAATCATTCAGATGGTATttcaataataacaaaatacaatttgtatCACAGTAGCAACGTTACATAATACATTAATGTTCCGAAGGTTTGTGTGGTACACTCCTGGGGTAATCACAGATATTTCAAGCAGATCCAGGGAGCCCCAGGTCCCCATTTGTGGGGAAAATTTCGGTTAAttttatagggaatcactgaagcatgcaTGACTGGAGTGAACCCTCTTATAAAAAGTTACAGATCCGCCACTGAATTGTGGTCAATAATTCTAAAACTTTTGCATGCTAAAAGAACATAAACTTGTGATTTATAACATTTCCAGATCATGAGAACAATGAAAAGAACAACATTATCTGCAAATGTAAGCAATATACATTGTAGATATATCATAATAACCTTTATGTCATGAGAATTGAGCATTAAAGTCTACAGTGAAATCTGCTGTCTAAGCACAATTAAATTACAGAGAAGCCCATGA includes these proteins:
- the LOC134687513 gene encoding zinc finger-containing ubiquitin peptidase 1-like, with amino-acid sequence MAEGGKSNDDYDTFTCLICGQNGFTEPQMREHVMMEHVEQEVYCPFCDLGGITANEMNLHINKAHLDECFSPDGAQGTDFEFQEGTSSSGCCSPIEKDVKKPTNVILGSMDCSTSKVLSSDTESLGKKKSRLCLNVASVSGIVHTNNNERNPVLASVVSDRGAVQNSRNVPPARAGGSGDQGLIIPDINDNVEPDINSNIPSEFTCPLCRYCTDSEGQIQSHVNSEHVDILSPENGLDGGDDDSRYMCPICTMSFFSSQELQVHVNAKHMDILSPDKSHRWSDGTDKINGDAEDIHICPMCDEEFHETALLEIHVNGHFSAEQTPVLIREINDMAVAEELMKNETDEKEREEKDFQALQNMYGMTEGKNYKKQYEKNLGKAVFRGDITIVEYHQQVANMKGRDLHGVDDGHSCTKDVIERISKYDAQLSNITNFWLCTDIMHYAASYGDKGWGCGYRNFQMLLSSLSTNPTYCKVLFNGKPQIPSIPKIQRLIEAAWEKGFDKQGCEQLGGRVADSTKWIGATEIAATLFSLKVKCRLLDFHSPSGPQGTHPRLFQWVKDYFQQPTKFKPPLYLQHQGHSRTIVGVEELSDKSLRLLIFDPSTSKKQMQQFLTVINSTIMRTIRRTEHGLRAKQYQIVAVEGFVEDKEYDEQKVLKSERVS